The region ATCGGCGTCGGCGGCGGAAGGGTCATCGATACGGCCAAGATCGCGGCCTATAACACCGACCGCCACTTCATCAGCGTCCCCACCGCCGCGTCGCACGACGGTATCGCCTCGTCGCGTGCATCGGTCCCGACCGCAGAAGGGAACGTCTCGCTCGCCGCCGAACCGCCCATCGCGGTCGTCGCCGACACCACCATCATCGCATCGGCGCCCCACCGGCTGCTCGCGTCGGGGTGTGCGGATATCATCGCAAACCACACCGCAATCCTCGACTGGGAACTCTCCCATCGTCTCAGGGGCGAACCGCTCTCCGAGTACGCGCTGACGCTCTCCCGGATGACCGCTGAGATCCTCTTCCAGAACGCCGACCTCATCAAGCCCAACTCCGAGGAGAGCGCCTGGCTCGTGACGAAAGCGCTCGTCTCCTCAGGAGTCGCGATGAGCATCGCGGGGTCGTCGCGGCCGGGGAGCGGCGGGGAGCACAAGTTCTCCCACGCACTGGACCGGCTCGCGCCGGGGAAGGGCCTCCACGGAGAGAAGTGCGGTATCGGGGCCATCATAACGATGTACCTCCATGGGGGTGACTGGCGGGGGATCCGGGACTCTTTGAAGAAGATCGGCGCGCCGACCACGCCGGCCGAGATCGGGGTCGACGACGAGACGGCTGTCGAGGCGCTGCTTGCCGCCCGGACAATACGGCCGGAGCGGTTCACGATACTGGATATGGGGCTGACCCCAGAATCGGCGCGGGACCTCGTGAAGATGCTCTACCGGGAGTGATGAGAAATGGCAAAAGAGAAGACAAAGGTGACGCTGGTCGGGGTCGTGCTCGCAAAACCGGGGCTTGAGTTCGTCTACGAAGGCAGCACGTGCCCCGAATGCGAGGACTGCAAGGTGCGCAAGGTCTGCCATAACCTGCAGCCCGGAAAGAAATATCGGGTCACGGCGGTCCGTTCGAACACCCGGCACGACTGCCCGGTCCACCACGACGCGGTGGTCGCGGTCGACGTCATCGAGGCGCCCATCGTCGCGCTGATCGGCGCCGATATGGCGATCGCGAACTCGAGGATCCGTTACGAGTTCTCCTGCCCGAAGGCCGAGTGCCGGAGTTACCGGCTCTGCCGGCCCGACGGGATCATCGAGGGGGAGAAGTACGTCGTCGGGGAGGTCCTCGGCAACGCCCCCGAGGTCTGCGAGCGGGGCCGGTCCCTGAAACTCGTGGAACTGCGGCCGGTCTGACGCTGCCGTATTGAACTGCCGTTGCAGGTCTGGGGAGGAGCGCCGGCTGCGTGCGTTGCCGCGATTCGCCTTATGTTGCGGGTTCTTGTGCGTGAGGCAACGTTGTGCGTGAAACCACCATGAGGCCGGAGCCTCAGGCGGCACGAATGAATACAGCCGTTCTCCGGGATGGCCCGGGCGGTGGACAGAAGATACCTGTTATTCCCTTCCTGCACCCCCATCCTGCCCGGACTGCGGGAAGCCGTGCCCGGGGCTTGGAGAGAGGATCGGGGTTAACAGATCTCGCCTGATACCAGAACACTCAGTAGCGAGGACAGTGTCCCCATACACTGGACCGTGGCGGATATCATCCCTGGGGAGGGGCTGACGGGGAGGGGGGCAAGCCCCCCTCCCCTGTCTCACCAGGGAGCGATACTCGTAACCCCCACCCCTCCCGGCCTGCGGCCTCCTCATTCGCACCTAGCGGTGCTCAAACTCCGCTCCTATCGGAGCGTCGATTCCCCGCCCCCCGGGGGCGGGGGCAGTGCGTGATGATACCCAGTGGGAAGCCGTGCCAGGGGCCACAGGTGGAGGGATGGTCTGGACCCTGACCTTCCCCGAATTTCTCCCCGGACACTGGACCGTGGTGGCCAGCGCACCTTCGGTGCTCGAACACCCGCTGTGCCACCGGGCGTTTATCGCCCCAAGGGGTGGAGACCGGGGAGTGCGAGCGAAAGCGAGCTTGAGAAACTCGAAGAGTTTCGAGTGCGATGGGCGGAACGCCCGGAGCTCGAGCACCGCCAGGTGCGCAGTCCGGTGGGAAGCCGTGCCCCTATTTGGCGAGCGGGATGTTTCTGGGAGTTGGTTCTTACCCCCTGCTCACCGCCCAGAGCCGCCGGGCAAGACCGAGGAGTTCTTCGCGGTCCTGGAGCGCGCGGAGCCATGACTCCGGGATAGCCCCAAGCCCCCAGCGCGCCCCGGCAAGACCGCCGGTGACGGCGCCGACGGTATCGGCGTCGCCCCCGA is a window of Methanoculleus sp. 7T DNA encoding:
- a CDS encoding NAD(P)-dependent glycerol-1-phosphate dehydrogenase; amino-acid sequence: MSADGINLLRTKVFDKSKWMQLPRDVVIGHDVIEQIPDVCKDLALGDSVLIISGDRTRDVAGKRVEALLAGSYEVTTFAAGCGDPLGTIKKAEAASAEAGFVIGVGGGRVIDTAKIAAYNTDRHFISVPTAASHDGIASSRASVPTAEGNVSLAAEPPIAVVADTTIIASAPHRLLASGCADIIANHTAILDWELSHRLRGEPLSEYALTLSRMTAEILFQNADLIKPNSEESAWLVTKALVSSGVAMSIAGSSRPGSGGEHKFSHALDRLAPGKGLHGEKCGIGAIITMYLHGGDWRGIRDSLKKIGAPTTPAEIGVDDETAVEALLAARTIRPERFTILDMGLTPESARDLVKMLYRE
- a CDS encoding UPF0179 family protein, which produces MAKEKTKVTLVGVVLAKPGLEFVYEGSTCPECEDCKVRKVCHNLQPGKKYRVTAVRSNTRHDCPVHHDAVVAVDVIEAPIVALIGADMAIANSRIRYEFSCPKAECRSYRLCRPDGIIEGEKYVVGEVLGNAPEVCERGRSLKLVELRPV